ATATATCACTGTTTCATGCTGAGTTTCAGATCAGAGCTCTCTGTTGTGTCTTCAACAAAAAGAATTGTTGAAGTGTGTTTCAATTCACTTGCACAGTGCTTTAAAAAGGTAACGATTAAAAGGTTGCAGCAAATGGCAGTAAAATGCTAAGCTACACCACATGTAAACAGATTTCTTGAgataaagcattaaaaacatATCAGATTTTCTGTAGTCATTCTGTAAGAGGAATAAGTACTCTTCAAATAAGTTGCTTTATCTTTGCAGTCACAGATTTAAAATCCAAATTTCTACCATAATGCATcatattcagagaaaaaaaaaaaagtgtaatctGTTTATCAAAGAGCCATATTCCTTTACATTTCATATCCCAATCAACCTTTCTTTGTTTATCTGGTTCCCTGCACAACTCTTCTAGTGGTTCTATCCTTTAAAAGCAGGATATTCCTTTTAACATACCCTGTTCTTTTCCCCAAGGTGTTTTTTAATGCAGAGTTCTCTAGCAAGATTCCACAGATATCTTTCACCTCAGTCATTGAAGTACCTAAAAGCTACTAGCAcaggtaaaagaaaataaaaccaaaagaaagaaaagatgacttACCTTAAGGTGCAAGTGGTGCCTTGGATTATTACATCAAGAGTAACGCTAAACTGATTTGTCACTCACTAGAAGAAGGTTGCAAACACCTCTTCCTGCATCAAGAAGGATGTATCAGTTTGAAAACTTCTAGCAAGCAAATctgttttcacttaaaaaaaaaaaaaaatcaaggagcagttctctttttttctaaaaatgggTTATCAGATGTTACTTTTCTAACTCTGTGAGATGTGCAAAGAGATGTTGAAATTTGAGGAGGATCCTCTTAGGAACTGAACTAGAAGTTTCACAATCCACAGCTGTagttataggaaaaaaaaatttgtgtcattttctctttctcatttaaGTTTACTCTTTGAGTCAAGAGAAGTTTATGTGATGTTCATCCCGTTACATTTCTCAATCACTATGTTTCTTTTATGATATTTGTCCCTTaacaaaaatgcagaagttaGCTTACACCTTGATGCATTTGTATGTATGGAGTTACCTGCATTTTGTATCGGTTCGCTCTGAGATGCAGAGCATCTTATATTTTAGCAGAGGTGTTGATTCTGTTTTACTCAAAACTAGTCTTTTGTACCTTTTTTTAACTCCCTTTCATAAGGCTCTGCCTTTAGCCTATTTCATAAGTTGCACAATCTTTTAAAACAGTGCTGTTATTTATTGGAGTTAAGCTTCAGAAAAGCATAATAAAATCTGATatcctttcaatttttttccttgtggctGATTCCTTTAACTTTTAGATAGGGTTAAACTAAGCTGTCAGCAGCTTTTAGATCTTTCTTAGACATCAAAGATACCACACAGGAGGTGGGAAAGTTACAAAGAAAGCTAGCAAGAGGTAGTGCCTTATTAGTTGTCTGAGAACCCAGAGAGAAAAACCCTGAGTAGTTACCAAACAAAGTAGATACCTAATATCCCTGCCTCCCCTTGACATCCATGATCCTCTCTTTGGAGGGCTCTGGGATAGTTTATCCTCTCAACCTTGTGAAGTCACTAAAGGTGTAAAGTCTTGCTTTGGATGCTGCCATTCCTTCATGCAAGTCAAGGGAATCGCAGCTTCTGAGTTACATCTCAGATTTGGTGGGTAGagtaaaaaagggaaaagttcAACTTGTGTTCCGTGTCAAACCCTCTGTGTTAGGGACTGATCAATGTCATTGCTCCATAAAgtcagtagatttttttttcccattaagtAGCTTTTCTAAGAAGCCCTTTGAGGGGTAGTGTCTCAGCATCAAAATTAATGGCTGCTGTAGATCATGCTAAGATTATATTAATGCTGCCTTATTTGATAGCCTATATTAGACCTTCTATTCAGTCAGTGCAAAGAGCTGCTTCTAAAAATGTTTCCACTTCACCTTTACCAACTCCTAATTGCTGTCAAACTTGGCTGACTCAGATCATGCCTGAAGGTGCCTACCTCTCTTCactgttgaaaaaaataatagaaaaaatgaaacaaagtatgtaggttgctttgaaagtaatacctcctatttatttccatggaaactacaacagatacaaagagcacagtaacactatttgatagaacaatTTCCTATCTAAAAAGCgctatttttcagcacagtcacaaccattagctatgcatttttgccagcaatgaacaagaggcTGCATGCCGCACTCATAGAAAtatgcatggccatccagaatgcagcttgtttttcaggtcactgtcaccactgctgaaatgcaccatctaccacctcactgtgctcacatccactgtttggcctccataaacattcagcaagcattgatgaatgtcagtgggtgccatttttccacaTCAAGAAATTGAGTTCCACACTTTTATGCACTTGCATGGCAAacgccattgtgtcagactgcctctctgctgccatctgtcacgtggcaacaacacataatggaatattggtagAAAGGTccaatctctactgccatgccaACAACATCTGCCTCAGAAGTCATAGTCAAATAACAAAAttggaagcattacttttgggaCAACCTTTACATATTTCTTTCCTCGCTGTAATATGAAATCTTGTCAAACTGGGATAGACTTTCAGACTGTAGTCCATAATCCAGTCTGCTGCCAGGCAGCAAAGAAATTTTGTAGCCACATGAAAACTTTGTTCCTAAGACCTACCTCTAGAGGTAAATTCATGTTTCTTAGCTTgaacttcttttccttccaacctttttttttcctaattactTGCTGACTTATGAAAGGTAGTAGAAACGGAACAGAGAGATAGCCAGCTCAGTGTTTGTGTCATAACCATACACGGGCATGACTTCTATGTTCTAAGATGGTGTTTGTTATCCACCTTAAGATCTCAAATCAAACTTTTTGGATACAGATATACTACTGAACTGCAAACAGCCACTTACATAGTGGGAGTGCACATTCACCACCAGAATGTGGCAGAGATTTACAGCCACAAAGCAGCCCACACATGAGCACCTGCCACAAGGGCAAGATAACAGTAGGCTGGAACCTCCCAAGTCCTTCGTCAGTGAACCTGTACACTGCACTAGAGCATTTGAGATGGCAAATGTGGAATGGCtcaaatcctgaaaaaaaaaaagaaaaaaaaaaaagccaaccaagAAGGGTAGGCCATGCCCTAGAAAGAATTTCACTTCACACTTTTTGTCTTCCAAGTTGTTTCTCGTTATATTAACAGTTTTGCTTGTCCCATGATACTAAACATTTTCTACAAGCTTTGGCTGTACAGCCTGTGTTTCTGTTGCAACAGATTAGCATCAGCCTATGCTTTACTCCTTACACAATCTTTTCACGTATATCTTTAGTACCTTACTGAAATTTGAGAAATCATGAATTCTTATCATTCTCAAATGAAGTGTTGtatcaaattaatttttcaatatATAATTCATAAACAGTCTAACtagtaactttaaaaaatgattgtagggtttatttctgaagtttaatTCACTGTTCTCCCTGCTTAGCTCTCCCCACTGAGCACTGTCTATTACAAGTTGTATAACCAGCTAGAAACTTGAAAGCCTTTCATGATCTCGTATTATATGAACAGAGAAAACTGTCCCAAAGCTGTTTTTGGACATCAAACTTTTGATTCTGAACTACACTCTCAACAAAAATGGCCTGAAATGTTTGAACTAATATCAACAACTTAAATCTAAGGTTTCTAGTAGGCTTATCTTCAGAAATACTTCTTTGATCATACAGACTAATCAGTGTTATTAACCTGCTTGATTTTGTTGCTTATTGATTTTCATTCTCTTATCTCAGCCATTTGATCAGCGTGTGTATTCTTTTACTAACAGATGGCAGTGAGTGTTGCACACCAGCAGAGGGCCTCTGCCATTCACAAGTGTAGCTGCCGACTGGGAGAAGTGATTTTGCCCAGCTGGGTCTTGAAGGTGGATGAGAGGTCCCCCAAAGAGAAGTTGAACAGCCATGAAATTTGGCAGCCCAAAAACTCTGAGCGCATTCCGACAGTGGGTACCTGGGCTATAACTTTCTTATCAGCACCTACAGGATGTGTTCAGTTAGCTCTACACCTGCAACAGATAAGCAGATCTGCTGGGAAGTCAGATTTGATCAGATCTTGTACGTGTGTCTTGGTATTTTGTTGTCCCTTGATGCTGAtaggacttttttcttttctttttttttttcttcctttcctctgccCTGCTCTTCTCAGTCGTTTTTGATGGACTCCTGCAGGTCCCAACTTCCTATCCTGTCCAAAGCTCCATCACACCAGCCCAAGACTGTCCATCTTCCCACtgcatttcttcctctcccctgCTGCTTTCAGCCTGCCTCCATTCAGTGTGCATGCTCTGACACTGAGGCATGGCTACTTCAAGTTAACACATCAGTTATTATGAGTCagatattctgtttttctgctgttggttttttgtgttgttgttttttttttttcaatccttTACCCAAcaactctttgaaaaaaatgcactgcagCTTGCCATGAGCTCCAGCAGATTTTAAGGATCTTTACCTACAGGTAAACTTCATAGTTTTACCACAAAATTGAAGCtctcattcaaaaataaaagaaatggcaGGTGGTTTGGTATAGCTTGAATTGTCAGCTATCATGGCCTTACTTTCAGAGATGAGTAGAAGCTATGCTTAGTGATGTGACACTCATTTCCTCCATAAAGACATTTTTGAAATGGTGATGTGTTTTATTCCTCACCTGTGAGGTCAAGCTGATGTACTCTGCAAGTGTGCAGCAATGAGCACTGTCAATTCAATCTTTTCTGTACAGTTATATGGTTAGTTATATAATTCATCTCCACAGTCATCAGGACATCACACTGAGGTATCTAGTAGCTCAATAGTATGGCATTTCCACGGAGATGCCACCATTACTGTGAAGCTTCCAACAGCACCATGTTTGCACACTAGATGCACAAATACCAGTGTCACGTACAAACGTAATTGAGCACAATTTTGAGCACAGAAATTTGAAAATGCAGCTAACAGTTTTGATTCAATATATTAGAGTCTTGCACCATGTGatgaagaaacaagaaaaataaagatctaGGTCAGAAGAGTAGATACCTTTCTGATAAATGTACCATATGATAGTGCATCCTACAAAAGGCTGTAGCTCCATCAAATGCAGATCATCCTTTCCATCCGAAGAAGAGGTCTAATGAAGCCATGTACACAAACCTGATGCATTTCCTTTTCCACATGTTCTCCCAATTATATCTAATTTTGTTGTGTTGATAAAATCTGCTTCTAAATGAGGATAGCATTAACAGGCATCTTATTTCACCAGTAATCAGTAAAATACCtcataaataaattaaatgtattttttatggAGAGACTGAATTAAGATATCTAGCTGAAACTATTTTATTCTTggattgttttcctttctttcctaaCAGCCTTATATTTTAGGCTCTCAAGTTCTCATGACTACTGTTTTGATGCCACTGTACAATCACACCAtctaagaaatgagaaaaagtatATCTAATCTTACCCAAAATTATCAACAGGGATCCCcaaaacaaaaagtaatggTGTTAAACTGtgacaagcagaaagaaaaagccagcAAAATTCTTGAGACCAAAGGTCCTTACACTTGCGAGGCACAATCTGAGGAAAAGTGGGGAAAGTGTTATGCACCAAACAAAAGCTATTACCATGGAGTCCATTAAAAAAAccattttatgcattttgcaAACTACAGAAAATTGGGTTATGAAAAACAAACTCCGGAGCACACAGGCATTCCTAATCTGGGTTAACACTGCTTCTTCACGTTCTTTATTGGCAGTGAGATCGATGTGGTGGCTTTTTCtctattcttctgttttctgtttgtttctgcaCTACAAGACATGCATGTACATAATTATTCATTGCAGCACATACAAATTCCACTGCCACTGTACTATTTTTATCTAGGCTTTCCCCATGCTGCTGATACTGAACTAGCAGTACTGCCTGAtgcagtgaggaagaagaaagcattgCTTCCTTCTACTGTTTTTATCCAGACTTCTGGTGCATCCTGCCATGCTTTTCGTTTTTACATAAAAGGGACCATAGTGCAATGAATCTTACTTTTCAAGTCGTAGCTATATATTTCACAAATTATCAGTCAAGAACCCAGTTTTTACATACCATTTTAATTCTTTGCTTGTTCCAGATGAATTTATAGTACGTACATTCTAGGTCTTTTTGTAGCTACACTATGAGTCAGAAATACTCCACAGTATGCTTGTAGGTCCTGGACCTTAGGTCAGCCTGGCTGAGAAAATCACACACCGAATTTCTTCTCAGTGAAAGCTAGGTCATAGAAAGAATGGAGAGAATCTGTACAGTGAGAAGGTATGTGCCAGGAACCGGAAGGTACTTCTGAATGCCAAAGATTAGCAGTAGTCTGAAATTGTCCATACCTCCTGATAGCGTCCCAGTAATTAATGTCCACATGGCTTCTTCATTTCCATCCACTTGATTTCCACTGCATTCAGAAATTCTGGTGTTAGGATGGGTTGTATTGCTGTCACTGTATCATCCTACTGGCACAACCTTGCAGataattctgcagagctgatcTGTGCTGTTTTGCATATTGGTCTTGTATTTTGGGTATCTGATAATGCCACCCTCTACCATTGCTTTGTCCCCTTGCCAGGATCAGTCATTTCAGGCTTAAAACACTCAAAGTGAGATTGCTCTCATCGTCACAGGAGTTACAAAACTGCTCTGCTTTTATACAAATCcatacagtatttcttttcctatcaTTCAATTctctaaaatgaaatacagctcCTAATAGATATCACTAGAATGATATCACTAGCAATGCCCTCTCCCTTGTTTCTGAACAAAcgtcttcatttatttcagccTTGGTGACTGTTCTAAATGTACCAAAATTCACTGGCTTgtttctgcttcctctgctgtCTTGTGGGCTggattcttttttgtttgtttgtttgtttcattaaaaagacaaagatgTGAAGCTTCTCAAGCCACAGCAGCCACAAAAAGAAGGTCAGTAGCTATTAGTATTAGACAACAGCAGTAAAATTAAACTCCAAAATGCAGCAGTATCAGCCTGTTGTGCTGTTCAACATGGTCAGCACTCTATCATTCTCCCAGCACATCATTTGTCTGATTTCTGTTAGCCAGAATAAAATGCTATATAAATGTATCTTTGCATTCTTTCTATTTAGCCCTTTGTAATTTTCACTGGAAAGAGTGATATTTATTTTGGAGCTTCTTAAATGAAAGAATCTTTTACTTGcctaaatgttttaaaattcagaatactTACAAGTATTTATCTGTTTGTACTCTgatgtttctatttttctggGTATTACTTTATTAGCCTCTGTTAAGACTAATAAAGACGTTCTCACAAGTTTTGCCACTACTCTTCTGTGTTTGCCCTTTTGcatctatttttcttccttcatactcaatttgtctttattttactTAAGATTTGTACGTGTGAGTTTACAAATGGgttaagaaataagaaagtCTTCTGACAGGAACAGTCACATGCACTGATTATCAGAAGATTCACTATTTCTATGTTTATCAATTATACAAATACCACAGACCAACCAATGCCAGTAAGAATACTTCTGGTGGTTTGAGTACTGTCGAACACTCACTGATAACCATATATGCACTTTTTCTACACTTCCTTTTGCCATTTAGAATGTCTGCCAGGGGCCTGACAGCATAGTTACCATCTTCTGCCGCTGGGTGTTTCTTCCTGTGTGCTTTTGAACAAGTGGTGGCATCGGCTCCTGACTGAGAAGTTGGGCTCTGTCCATTAACTAATCTGATGGATTGGTTTTGGCGTTGTGCTTACATATTTGTTGAAGACACATGGATGTTCTTTCATAAGCGTACTGTGTATAATATAAAGCACGGTCAACATGCAGTCTTGTAAGAactgcatcagtacaggttaggggctgacctgctggaaaggagctctgcagagagggacctgagCATCCTGGTGGTCAGCAGGTTGAcgatgagccagcagtgtgccctctgGGCGCAGAAGgccctggggtgcattaaaaagagtgtgggcagcagggaggtgatcctcctcttctattctgccctggtgaggtcATACTTCACATCTGAAGTATTATGTCCAGATCTGGGCTCCTCAAGCCaggttcaagaaagacaggcaCACCTCTTTTCTAGGATTACTCTATACAGTGCAAGATTTATCTTGATACCAATGAAGAACCTTTTTTTATTTGCCTTCCTTATTCCTTCTCCCCCTGCTTTTCCTACCTGACAAATCTCACCCATCTAAAATCTGTGCCCTTAAACTTCTCTCAAAGCTGAGTGTAATAGGCTCTTCTCAAGCTTCCTGGTAGATAAAATCATGCCAGCTGCAGTAGTTTCTGAACAGTGCAGACAGTTCTCTTCTTGCTTGATTTGGTTTGCTTCAGTTCAGAGTGCAGTATACTGTGAGTGCTGAAGTCTATCATAGCAGCCTTTTGCTACCTCTGTtctgagagcagagctgatgcTCTTTTCCTCACAAGGAGAACACGGGCTACAGGATCCACATCATTTCTCAGACACAGATTTTATTACTTTTGCTGCATTAACACTAAAATATGAAGAAGCATAATTCCacaaaacaagaatttaaagCACAACAGTAGAAATATCACAGTTACAGCAGGATTTGTATCACACTAATCTAATTTATCCTTTAACATTAAAAAGGAGCTTTTGCTTTTGTGCAGTAGAAAATACGAAGTAAAGGAAAAGTATTATTTACTGTGAGCATAGCTTTTGGTCTTTCCTTTTATATACCTGTGGCTGTTAACCTCACAAGGGAGCAGCCAGAATGTAGTAGCTGATAGGAAACTAGCCAACAGCTAATAGAAGTGGTGCCTTGAGGTAATAAGGCTGAAGAGGGAAGAGTATTCACACCACTGCAACAAGGGCATCTGATCCCTAAATTAAGAAGCTGATTTCTAGGTTCTTTTTGCAGTCAGAAAAGTAATCTTCCCCAGAGGTCTTTCAAATCATGTCTGCTTCTGACTCAGGCATCTCTTTTTCTCCACTGGCACTGAAGGACCTTGAAGAGATTTGTTGTTAATGTATGCATCTAAGTCACACGTGCAGTGTTAAGAGGTTTGCAATCCCCTCTTCCATCCTGACATTGCCAGAAGGTTACTTGAAGATGGCTTTACAGATTTCTGAGACTAAAACTTTGCATGCTTGAATGATGCTGCTTGTAGGACATgggaaaaaagcagcactgtttgCCTGTGTAAGGAGTGTTTAACTGCACTTCTTTTTGGTATAAAGCAACAGTTTAAAGTTCATGTCACATCCTAGGATACccctttttatttattgaaaaattCCCAACAATGGTATAAATGTGTGGCTTGGCATAAAAGTGTTGCCATTACACCACTAGAGTAATGGTCACTAGTCTTCAACAAGCGTGCCGTCCTGATTGTGTCAAAGGAGGTATGTGCATCATTCTCTTGAAATGGCAAGGGGGTTACATCTCCTCTACAGATGGCTGCTTCTGTGCTTGCAAGGCTGCTGTCTTCCCAGAAGTCTGTCCCAAACAGCAGACTTAATGCGTAAGTCCAGAGCGCATTTTTAGCATGCATGAGCCTATCCTGACACACTTTCTGCATCTGCTATAGAAGGTCTCCCTTTATACATGTGATTTGTATTTCCAGAATGAGAGAGGCCTCCACTCAGTACTGTGTCCATGCTCTCCAAAATCCTCTGAAGGATTACGTATTTTCATATGTAATGATGCATCTTAGCTAGAACTAAGATAATTTTAATTCTGTCCTTGCAGATCTCTGCTGATGTGCTTTTACTGTCTATTTTCCTGGAAGGGATCGAAGTTGTCAGAAACAAGTCCATGGTTGTTTGGGGGTACAGCACTGACTTCTCATACAATCATTAGGCTTGCAGTTACTTGTAAAATTGCACCCACAAAAATGGCAATCTTGTCCATTAAAAGCTCACCTTGGAAAATGTTAGCAACCAAACAATGATATGATTGGCTTAAGATTAAatagctaaaataaaaatactgtaactTAGCCTATAGTAAAAAGGATTATGTTTAGAAACAACTAGATAAATCCTTGATTTAAGTGACCACAGTAAGATGAAGGTTAGCCACCTCTCTCATCAGTGAAGAGAAGTTGTCCTGGTATCTTTCATCTTTATCCTTCTCATGGAAATGCCTCTTATTCGTGTAGAGAAAGTAAGGGAAAGAGGAGTAAAATGAAGGATACTGAAAGCTTCCCACTACCAAATGGCTGACTATGTTGCAGAAAGAATACTTTTACTTCCAAATGCAATCAGGATTTTAGGTGTTCCATTTATGCTGTATACTGAACAGGTACATCAATCCACAAAGCCTCCTCCCAGTCTTATATTGTTCATTTGGCTGTAAATGGATCTTGTAAGATTACTTATTACTCCTTCATCTATTTTATATTCTCCCCTAGTAAAAGCATTGAATATTTGTTCATCGGACAGAATATGGGTCAGCCatcaaaatcaaacaaatcaTGCTGTGATCAAGCTATGATATTAACAGTTATTGGGAAATGGTTGTTTCTCTTAgattaagaacaaaaaatggTGTGATCCAGGCAGCTAACCACGAGAATTGACATAAAGATCTTCTATAATGTCGTCCACTTTTTCAGGCAAAGAGACGCAACATTCACTAGCAAGactttagaattatttttacaatcCAGTAGAGATGTCGTGCTCAGCAGTTGATGCTGTAAATGTGGAACTAACTCTTTCTAATTTTTCACGATAAAGAGATGGACACTTTTTGCACAGGTGAGCTGCAACATGCTTTTGGAAAAACGTATAAAGATATTTCCTAAATTTTTCTCCAACGAATGCATAGATCACAGGATTGATACAGCAGTGGATCATTGAAATTGTTTCTGTCACTTGAATTGTTTTGTCCAGTCTGCTTTGGCTATCAcaatctggagaaaaaaaagaagtttgaaatgTATGCACAAAGGAAGCAACATGGAATGGTGTCcagaagatgaaataaaaaatcatgaTGACAAAAATAAGTCGCACCgccttctgttttttctcattcctACATCCcaataatgtttttaaaatttgagaGTAACAGAAAATCATAATGATCATTGGAATGATAAGCCCAAGAATGTTCATCTTTAAAATGTAAGAGTGCTTCCAATTTATTAGGCTATCTGGAGGATAATGAGCACTGCATGTATATTGCGTATTTTCCTGTTGAGTTTTGTGAAATACTATCCCAGGAACAGAGGCAAAAAGAGCAACAGCCCACGTGACAATGCTGGTGAGAATGCCA
The Meleagris gallopavo isolate NT-WF06-2002-E0010 breed Aviagen turkey brand Nicholas breeding stock chromosome 6 unlocalized genomic scaffold, Turkey_5.1 Chr6_random_7180001955685, whole genome shotgun sequence genome window above contains:
- the LOC100540172 gene encoding C-C chemokine receptor type 5-like, with amino-acid sequence MTDIYLLNLAISDLLFVFSLPFWAYYAAHDWIFGEALCRILSGVYLLGFYSGIFFIILLTIDRYLAIVHAVFALKARTVTYGILTSIVTWAVALFASVPGIVFHKTQQENTQYTCSAHYPPDSLINWKHSYILKMNILGLIIPMIIMIFCYSQILKTLLGCRNEKKQKAVRLIFVIMIFYFIFWTPFHVASFVHTFQTSFFSPDCDSQSRLDKTIQVTETISMIHCCINPVIYAFVGEKFRKYLYTFFQKHVAAHLCKKCPSLYREKLERVSSTFTASTAEHDISTGL